A genomic stretch from Desulfohalobium retbaense DSM 5692 includes:
- a CDS encoding sigma-54-dependent transcriptional regulator — protein sequence MNSQSLVLIVDDEASIRRLLHKELSSANRAVHTAENAQQAREAVGQHPYDVLVLDIRLPDGDGLDLLAEFKEVLPDAETILITGHGDIDSAVEAMKIGAYDYITKPFNLDRLEFVIDKAYQRACLQRDNRIFRRHQQKLQDSHNLIGNSAAMKHIRFLIEKVAPTNVPVLVTGESGAGKEVVSRAVHYNSPRAQKPLVTKNCATLQRELARSELFGHIKGSFTGATENQEGLLSFAHKGSLFLDEIGELPLEVQASFLRVLENKTYRRVGEKKEREVDARLILATNRDLAQEVEAGRFHEALFHRINVFHITIPPLRERKEDIPLLVEFFLNKLAGGQGVCTLSPRAAQCLYDYQWPGNIRELRNVLERSIILSEAGVITEGDLPSEISGQHHNEEPAQNPLRLEAVEQAHIQRILRFFDYNRSQAAEALGVSRKTLYRKLQKYGLDSS from the coding sequence GTGAACAGCCAATCACTTGTACTTATCGTTGACGACGAAGCCTCCATCCGGAGGCTGCTGCATAAAGAGCTTTCTTCTGCGAACCGGGCTGTCCACACTGCCGAAAACGCCCAGCAGGCGCGTGAGGCCGTGGGGCAGCACCCCTATGATGTCCTGGTACTGGACATCCGGTTGCCGGATGGTGACGGGCTCGATCTCCTGGCCGAGTTCAAGGAAGTCCTGCCGGATGCAGAAACGATTCTCATTACCGGGCACGGCGATATTGATTCCGCTGTGGAGGCCATGAAAATCGGGGCCTACGACTATATTACCAAACCATTCAATCTCGACCGTCTGGAATTCGTCATCGACAAGGCCTACCAGCGGGCCTGTCTCCAGCGCGACAATCGGATCTTCCGCCGCCACCAGCAGAAATTGCAGGATTCGCACAATCTCATTGGGAATTCCGCGGCAATGAAGCATATCCGCTTTCTGATCGAAAAAGTAGCGCCGACCAATGTGCCGGTGCTCGTCACCGGTGAAAGTGGTGCTGGCAAAGAGGTGGTCTCCCGGGCCGTACACTACAACAGCCCCCGGGCCCAAAAGCCGTTGGTGACCAAAAATTGCGCCACGCTCCAGCGTGAGCTCGCTCGAAGCGAACTATTCGGACATATCAAGGGTTCCTTCACCGGAGCCACGGAAAACCAGGAAGGCCTTCTGTCCTTCGCCCACAAGGGCTCGCTTTTTCTGGATGAAATCGGTGAACTCCCGCTTGAGGTCCAAGCCTCGTTTCTGCGGGTTCTGGAAAACAAGACCTACCGCCGCGTGGGGGAAAAAAAGGAACGCGAGGTCGACGCCCGCCTCATTTTGGCCACCAACCGGGACTTGGCCCAGGAGGTCGAAGCCGGGCGCTTCCACGAGGCCTTGTTCCACCGGATCAACGTCTTTCACATCACCATCCCCCCCTTGCGGGAACGCAAGGAGGACATCCCCCTGCTGGTCGAGTTCTTTTTGAACAAACTCGCCGGAGGCCAGGGCGTGTGTACCCTGTCCCCCCGGGCCGCCCAATGTCTGTACGACTACCAATGGCCGGGAAATATCCGCGAACTGCGCAATGTCCTGGAGCGTAGCATCATTTTGTCCGAAGCCGGGGTAATCACTGAAGGGGACCTGCCAAGCGAAATCAGCGGCCAGCACCACAATGAGGAACCGGCTCAGAATCCCTTGCGTCTCGAGGCTG